Within the Tachysurus fulvidraco isolate hzauxx_2018 chromosome 3, HZAU_PFXX_2.0, whole genome shotgun sequence genome, the region AGTATTAGTGCAggagttctttatttattgcatgCCACTTCCAGAACAATCTGCCCCATAATGATCattgcacacgcgcacacacaaaaagactCTATAAAGGCTTCAGTTAACATTCACTCTGTCTTGTAACTCCATTGGACTTGGACAGGCTTAAATTGCTGTAAGtcataagcaaaaaaaaaaatctaaaataaaaattctactAACCCAAATACACAATAGCATTGTGAACAGTGACATATGGAGAAGACTATGCAGAGCATATGTTTTCTCTCTCCAAAAGTATAGTCTAGAATTCCATGTCCACGTCTTATGATTCAATAATTAATGAAGCATTGAAAAATGcataaagaaaggaagaaaataaatccCTGTAGTAACACAGCAAATGTACACAGCCAAGGGACACATTAACGGTGACTGGAATATACTACAAAGGTATGTAGTAGACATCTAAAAGACACGTGTGCTAATCTCAATGTTTGTTCCAGGTAGGGGCGGCAATAGGACCTTGAGGGGATCTTTCCACCATGATGAGCTCATCCGGGTTATTGAAAGCCCTGTAGTAAACCAGCAAGTCTTGAATTGCTCGTTCCTCGATCTACAACAAAACGTACAGATAGAACAAAAAGAGATGAGAGACAAACATCTTATAGATGTGTGCCTTCCTCACACATTCAGTTGTAATATACCTAGATTTATTTTCCTCTGAATTTCGGTTTCCTCTCTATAAAGTAGTGGATAGAGAATTAAGTTTAAGGTATACAGTTACAGACTGTGGCCTATAGATAGGTTCTAAACCCCACTTTATCCAGCAACAAAAACAGCATAGCCTACCACAGGATCACTGCTGACCAGTTATGGTCAGGAACCCCTCAGCCTCACTGCTTGGTTGGAAATCCACTAAATAAAAGTGTACATGCTAGTCCTGCTGTCAGGAATTAGCAGTCAAAAGTGATTCACACAAATTGCCCATAGCGGGGAGAAGCGAGGGaggaaaaaagtagaaaatgtagaatttaaCTGTACATTGTGGACTACCAGGATACATGGGTGAAAAAGTGGCCAGTAACCATACACACTGTTGAAAACACCTAGCTGAATCTaatacacatacacctacaccagTTTCATACGTACGCTAAGTGTGTAGCTAATGCTAAGTCACACAAAATACATCTGCTTGTCCATGTAGTTCTGCCTGTATCATCCTACCGTCCAGCATCATGTCTAGTTGTACGTTTCAAAACACCCTCAGTTACCTGTATCAATGCTAGAGGCTTTTCTCGACTGCGGATGAGTGCAGCTTCTTGCTGCTTCTCCTCTTCAATGATAGATGCAAAATTGACTGTAGTAGCAGCTGGTGGGCTGCCCACTTGTCCAAGTACCCATGGCCTAATGAGAAAAACTAAATGGTAAGATTCCCTATCATTTACAACTGAAAAAGTGTAAGAGAAGTGAAAGAGCAGGTTACCAGAGCACACATTACATAATTTCTGACATCAAGATtctaaaacaatttttttagaCTGCTAATGTTGTCTAAGAGAACACGCAGAGTACTAAATACCCATACACAATTATTCTAGCCTATGCAGATTGATATCCAAGATATAAATAAGTGTGATAGGCATGAAGGTGGATGCTCCTTAAGACTATACATCAATCATCAATTAACCCATAGGTTAGTACACAATTTCAGTCTTGGCAAATTATAAACTCCCTTAGAATGGTTGAATCTGAGGTCACAGCAAAGTAACAGCAGATAACCTACAGATATTGCTAAAGCTTGTAACTTGAGGTCTGGTAATGCAGAACACAACCAAATTCATATGGAAATCGTGTGAAAGAGTGCCACCTGGAGGAAACCAAGGGACTCGGAGGCAGGCATCACAATTCAGTACTGTGACAAGAGCAAGTCATTAACTGATGGTTGATCATAGAGATGTCTGTCTGCCAAATTCTGTCACTATAAAGTTGAATGAAGTGCCGTCTTTCTTACCCTGCATGTTTGCCAGCATTGCCAGGCTCAGCACACTTAAAGGTCACTCTTTTGGCACAAGTGGCCTTGCCAACTGCACTCACTGGACTCCCAGCAGCCATGGCAGCAGTTGCTGATGATTTATCGTGCTGCTCCGCTTCCATTAACAAATCCCGAAAAGAGAGTGATGATGGAGGAGACTGCACCGCTGTAGCCCTGGGTATGCAGGGATACAGCCTTACATTGTCTTACAGTGTTAGAGCTGGTTGggaaatgtaatgtttaaaaaaataaagataaagtacAAAGTGGTCATATACTCACCAGCTCTTTGCAGGCTTAACTGAAACAATTCCAGGAGGAGATTTGGCAGACACCCCATCAACACTGGCCTCTCTAGTAGCCATAGCTATCATCTTCCTTTGCTTCTGAGACAGTTTATTGGGGATAACTGAAGCTTTACTGCTGTTTCCAGACCTATAAATCACataagagggaggaggaggaggaaactgTGTAACATTTCAACCCATTGAACTCAAAATAATAGAATCTAGTGCTTGATACTAATCGCGGTTTTAGTGTCAATAGTACAGAAGTAGCAACGCCTACGAGCTAGGGCTCTTCGGAGTGGCTCCAAGGTTCAGAGAGTTGGCCTCCATTTCCATAATGGCCCTAAGATCCAAAACAGGTACCGGGCGAGATGGACTGAAAATGTCAGAATCATAATTCAGTGACACAAATGTTAACATCAGTATTGTGCCTTATGTacgtgtctgtatgtatgtgtatgtatatatatataaatagatcctcaaaacattttattttttgtttaaattacaaaaagcattgttaaataacaaaatgcaTCAGTTCTCGTATGTAAAGATTCTGAGTAACCCAAAGGTATGAAGAAATATCGGCCATCCTAAAATAATAGAGCTCACCTTGCCTTAACCTTAGGGATGGGTTCAGGTGTGGAGCACTTAACAGGCAAAGATCCTGTACTCCAGGTTGTAGTGCTGGGAGAAGTCTTCCAACTGACATGCCTTGACTTTTCCTcctaaaaatgcaaataattgtTTCTTccaaataattaacaaatttcaattagtatgtgtgtaaatatggAGGAGTGTTGTAACATTACCTGTACATAAGGTCTGTCCTGAAAGACTGGTGACTGAAGGTCTCGAGGGCTGCCCACTCCAATATAACTGCCCTCAGAATCAGATGTGATCAGCTCATGCAGAGATTCCACCGAGCAAGCTTTCCTGGAACCTACCAAACCTTGGAAtgattaaaaactatttttatttgatgttcTATCCTGCCTAAGTCTTATTAAAGGCATCCACCAAATGAATAACTGTAAATAAAGTAATGGAATCCAGCATGATCATTAGATATAATGTACATACACCAAACTTTATTATATGCAGGCTCACCTAATGAGGGTGGACTCGGAATGATATCAGTGGGTGAACTCTGGATGATATCAGATAGGTTGTAACCTCCTGAGCTATCTAAGCGGCGACGTGGTTTCTTCTTAGACTTTACCTTGGTTTTCTTCAACAGACCATCACTAAACATGAATCATAGCAAGGTCACAAAACTGCCATACATGAATAGGTCTGTTCTTACACCATAGTGAGCTGTGACAGACATACTTGTAGGACTGCTCCTGCTCGAAGCTGTTTTTACAGCTGCTGATTGAATCCAGGCTCATGTCTTCATAGGAACTCAGATCAGGGGCACTGAGATAAGGAGTGATATGTCGTCTCTGCATGGCTGGAATCTGAGGAAATCACAACACAATACAAGAGTTAGACCAGTCCAGTACTTTAGATCTGTCCTTGTTGATATAAACTCACCGTTTTTCTATATGCTTCAGACAGCTCCAATAACACATCATCACTCAAGATCTCCAGGGCCCTGGGacaaataaaagtttaatatatttttttttattgtacaagGCTGTCTAAAATAAACACCGGGATTGCCAAGCCTTGGCTTAGTCAAGGATCATTCAACAAATCACTTTTACAACTACTGGGTTAGAAAAACATATTTGAAACCCACTACATGGCTGGAAATATTTATTTCCTTCCTGTAATGTAATggaaagaaggggaaaaaagttaTTTTGATTTTAAATCCAAAGGGTGAAAAACTACTCACTTGGACTCTAGCAAGGCAGTTATGTTGagaacaataaactgcaggcaGGAGAGTTTAAGCTGTTCAGCATTGTACATCACGGCAAACTCCAGCAGCTCTGCGGAGTTCTTCAGAGTCACTACACAGAAACATACATCACTACTGTAACTGACAGGATGCATATTTAGTGTTCAGAATTTTATGAAATCATTTCCCAGGTACTGTATTTAGGACAGCAGTTGCTCCTGGATGAGTGATTTTCATCTGTTCACATTCACAATatcaaaatatgaataaaagcaacaaacaaaaaataagtaTACAGTCATCATTTTGGGACCAGtggatgtttgtttaaaatgagaGAATTTCACTAATTCGTTTTGATGTTAAAAAAgcctttaaaaacaaatctaaatcaCAACTTTGCACCTGATATCGAGTCCCATTGAgattctgcaaaaaaaaacaaaaaaaaaacaactaaaatatATGTAGACTGGCTCTGCTAGGTGAATCTAGATCAGAGGTATCAAAGATACAACCTACAGCAAAGTTTCTAATCCTGACCACCAATTGTATTTGTACccatgttttaaatgtaattattttggCAGACCACAGCTGAATTGgggataaaataaaagagaatgtctGTTTTATTCACTGTGgggcaaaagaaaacaaactatAACATAAGGTCGATCCTGTCTATGCCTGACTATGTTTCTTTCCAGAATAACTAACGTAGGTGTTTCACAGCAATaaagttaaacatttattcaaacaCAACCTTGACATTTGTAAATGAGAGGGGAGGTGGCTGACGTTCTTCAGTCTGTTCCACCTGTCCTGTAGATTAAGTGTATGTTCAATCTATCAGTGCATTCGGAATTTACCCGTCAGAAAAGTTAACACGTTTAAGCGATATTGTTGGAGTTTTCTGGTTCGCTCATTTGACATTATTAATGTGACCAATTTACTACAATGAGTTTAATGTTTGCCATTTCAGCTGAGGAGAAAGTGTTCTAAGGTAAGTAATCACAGTGGCCTTAACAGCCCACGTCacattttttcaattttatcCAACAAAGACTAGTCTAAAAATTTCCAGGTTTTCACATTTTCTCAGGGATGCATGGAAATCCTGAGATTATAAGCACACAAAATGACTTGAAACGGTAAAGACATTGCAGGCTCACGATTTTCAGTGATGACCACTTCACAGATCTCCTTCAACCGAGTGATAAGCAGTTGATCAGCCACCACCAGGACGTtgcacacaaactccacactcaAAGACTCTGCAGCACAAACAGATGCATTATAGTTAATGATACATATGACCATTAAAATCAGTCCTTAAAGTCCCACAGTCTAAATACCTCTTATAGTGGGAGATTCATCTGTGTAGATGTACTCCAGAATCACCTGCAAGACCTTGGCACTAGTCGGCATCTCCAGTGCAGTACAGCTAGTAGACTGAAGGGGGCAGAAAAGATCCACCTGACAATCCTAAAAACTGCTATGACTAACAAGTGAACCAGATGTACTTCTGAGTCAAAGTGTATTTGCAAAAGCTTTCATCCGTGTTAACTGTTTCCATACCTCAATCCAGGGATTCCCCAACATACTGTTAAAATACTCTGCAAGAGAAAAGATCACaattttttactcattttttaCAGAACTAATTAACACAAGGTAATCATATATCTTAAGGACAATAAAACATTGTTCTACAAGTATcagctattttttatttcttaatattaAGAGTTGCAAACagaataaggtttgcaatgtaGCAATATGTAATAACAGTCAACATATCAGTATAGTCAGAATAACAAGATGCAAAAAACACCTAGTTAACTTCACTCCACAGGATGAGAGCAGAAACATTTTGTTACCATGTCCTTTAAAATGGATGTGTTAAAGTGAATACTTGGACAGTGGCAGATTTGGTCATTTTGGATTTTAAGTACATTACAATGCTTTTGACCACAAGGTTAAAGCGTAGACTGTCAAATGTAACCGGGTTAAACAACATTTCTTTAGTCCTCTATTTCAAAAACCATACATAAATGGACAGTtttctgctcagttgtatgtTGTCCATGTCTCACTACCTGCCCTAGAGGGAAGACAAATTGATTCAACATCAAGCATTTGCATCTGGTATTAGTTACCGTTGTTCTCCAACAATATACAAAGCCTACATTTAGGTGTGTCCATTGTTTCATAGTTAAAAACCTGCAATGTTGTGCTGATAACAAACAAAGGCTACCACAACGATGATGATACAAGAACCCACATGACCCCAGAGCGGTTACAACATGCAAAGCAGCAAAACACGAGAAAAGAAAATCCAGGTCACGATTTGCTTAAAAAGGCTGTAGAGCTCTCAATTCTTGTGCACAAAAGTGAGGATTAGGTACTTCAGGTATCAAAGGGAGACTGAAGGGcctaaagggaaaaaagaaaaagaacaaggaAAGAACAGCACAAGTGTCTTTTATTAATGACGTGTCTGCCAACGGCAGAAAAAGCCAGATGAATTTAAAACTGCACAAAAGAAGCTTATCTGCTTAGATCCAGCCAAATGAGGCATATGTGGATGGATAACCTTTCATCTGAAGCAGGGCAATGACTCAAAACATGCCAATTAAAGCAACTATGGAGATTTTTAGAGCCAAAAAACAGTTAAGTGTCTCATTCATTCAAACTGGACTAAGCACACATTCCAATATTTGAAGCAAAAAACctgggtaaaaaaataaataaataaataattcacaaaAAAGGGCAGAGGTACCAGCAAGgctaacaaaaaaataacaaagatgACAACAAAAAAAGTTGTTTACCATTCAAAAACATTGTACACAAGAGTCCCTTCCTCTTGTTCACTATTAGATTACAACACTGCTGATTGTGATCTAACAAGTCAAAATTTACCTAAGGTCAGTACTAATAGTTTTACTAAAAGCAAATCACCTGGTTCCACTTATCTGGTCTAACACATTTGGTCTGACTGTTGCATTAGCCTAGAAAACTGAAACGCGTAGTTCTAGGTATCACTTCTTGTACCACCATAACAGCGGGTTAAAATTCATAACGGAGCCATTTATTTCAGGCACTTGTGGTGTGGACCACAGATTTTTTTGGTACGCACAAATTATGAAGGACACGTGGTAGTTTCTCCAATTGGTACATATTGGCCTTTTTCATTTGTACACACAGACTGTCTACACTTTAACCATATAATTACTTTTACATATTAAATCCAATTTGCCATTTTGATTGCTCGATTTCATACAAGCAGGGCCTTCTGTATCCCCTTGTACAGCTCTGCATTATACTATAAACATGTGCTTCCATACTTTCTCATCTCATTTTTCTATGTAGACATTACAAAGGCAAGGAAATATAATAGTATAGCTCACCCAGTCGGGCACACAGGATGCATTTGTGACAAGGGAACTCCTTCCCGTCCTCAGACCTCAAGGTGACGTCACAGAGGTAGGGGCTGTGAAACCAGAACATTATTTATGTGCAGTAATGTAAAACAATCATACTACCAATAAGTATTAATGGATGgcagactgtatattttttttacatgacatCACACCATTTCTTTAGGTAAAATCTTGGTCTGTTGCCTGTCTTCTTTTGCACCACACTGATTTGCCCATTTTCATACTTCACTCCATCAAGCCTAATGGAATGAACAGAAATATATGCAATGGAAAATATAACTGGAAATTGTTTAAATAGATTTGCAGTTACTATATTTCTAAACCGTAGTAATATCTTCTGGACAATTAAAAAACATCCATACAAAAACCTGGCActtttataaatgtgtagtCTTTATAGCGTTTATAAAACTCGCAGGTTTTTGTGTGTCAATGATTAAAGTAAAAACTGACAGGAATTCCATCCTAATAAACCATAATTACTGCTGCTACTATAATGCCAAGTTTCACTAGTGtagttttgatatattctacgatatatataaatgatagtGCACCTTTCTTTCTGATCAACTACTGTTAAAATACTGATAAAAGACATCTTGCAATTGGGCtaatgaaaatataataatgttgGACCTGGTGGAGAGAAACCGGTTTCTTACAGAAAATACAGGCAATTTAGAAATCTCACCTTGCAGAGAGACTACCCAAGCCTAGTTTCTTGGCTACTCCTTGCAGCATCTTTACAGGATTGTGGGTAGGTTCATTAGCATTACCAGTCTTCTCCTTCTTCCCAGATTTGGCACCTTTGCTTGTTGGCTTTTCTCCCTGGCTGAGAACTGAGGCAGGAAGGGATCGGTAGATCTCCAGAGCAGAGCGTCCACTGACGTTCAAGTCCTTCAGGCTGCAGAttagctgctgctgctgctgctgctgctgctgcttctgctcaGGGCCATGGATGAGGCGGGAGATTGTTGGCCTTGCTCCATGCACCAGCATTTCACACGAGTCTGTATAGATGAATTGCAATGCCTGCTCTAGCAGATCAGGTGAGAGATTTTCCAGCACCAGGAGGTCACAGCCCACAGCATCTATGGTTCTCTTCACCTCCCCATTCACCTCATCTTCTTGGTCGGCCTCTGGCAGTAGCTGCTTGCGGAAAAATTCTGAACGCGTAGACAGGATAAACTTGTGAGTTGGAAAGACACGATCACCGGCCTGAAGGGTCACATCATGAATGCTGTCTGTCTCATCGGCTTCAGCCAGGAGCTGCTTGAAGTGCTGGGTGAACAAGGAGGCTGAAACAGTGGGCACTTCATAAATGCTAGAGAGAAGGGGGGAAAATGACTCCTTTTAGATGGGAAAAGTAAGGTAAAACTGTATGCCCTATACATCTATACCAATCATGCATAACATTATGACCATCTTCGTAATATTGTGCTGTCCCCCAATTTGCTTTCAAAACAGACCAGACCTGTTGATGGATTCCTCTACACCCTTGAAGGTGTGCTGTTGTATCTGGCACAGAGTTAGCACCAGGTCTTGTAAGTTGCTAGGTGGGGCATCCATGGATCAGACTTTTTTGTTCAGCCCAAGTCAACGACTCAAACTCATTACTGTGCCCCTTTAAACCATTCCTGAATCATTTTGCTTTGTGACAGGGTGCATCATCCTGCTCAAAATGGTCACGGCCATCAGGGAATACTGTTTCCATAAAAGGGTGTCCTTTGTTTGCAACAATGCTTAGGTAGGTGAtacatgtcaaagtaacatccacatggatAGTGGGAcccaaagtttcccagtagaaCATTCTGAatagcatcacactgcctcctcGGACTTGCTTCCTTctcatagtgcatcctggttcCATATGTTCCCCAGGTAAGTGACACCCAATGTAAGAGAAAACGTGATTCATCAGACAAGGCCACCCTCTTCCTTACTTAGccttatgtcacgtcactctTCCATTGATCcgtggtccagttctgatgctcacataCCCATTGTTGGTGCTTTTGGAGGTGGACAGTGGTCAGCATGGGCATCCTAACTGGTCTGTGACTATGC harbors:
- the ibtk gene encoding inhibitor of Bruton tyrosine kinase isoform X1; its protein translation is MSLVAPECTPKCHSPRHAEMIVAALTGGSEGQLKTFLSAYCHNAATLKDEFGRTALHLAASLGKRALLEWLLDSKSADLLLKDKESGWTALHRSAFYGQIHCIMALIKRGSSLSIPDKEGLSVLDLTMKDRPAHVVFQSNDPTEVYTWGNNTNFSLGHGNQDCRNSPEIVDLFVRTRVYIKQVVVCKFHSVFLSQKGQVYTCGHGQGGRLGHGDEQTYLVPRIVEGLVSHHCAQVAAARDHTVVLTEEGYVYSFGLNTYNQLGLTPPVASQVPKQVTSKCLKGKNVIGVAAGRFHTVLWTRDAVYTVGLNGGQLGYLLDPNGEKCVAVPRQVSALHHKDVTIAMAAASNGATVCLTEKGDIYLLADYQCKKLASKQLNIKKVLVNGGTLDHRVDPHLLNESGGEKISILALDEIGRVFCWRSVGTSLRQCRWAYGRQVFMSDIAIGKSKMMFITQDGEGFSGQWLGEYKKGIDKKEVNSQSESGSVYERIRLERLPNIHRAVSITMDSKGRNFGVLQSDPKTSIYEVPTVSASLFTQHFKQLLAEADETDSIHDVTLQAGDRVFPTHKFILSTRSEFFRKQLLPEADQEDEVNGEVKRTIDAVGCDLLVLENLSPDLLEQALQFIYTDSCEMLVHGARPTISRLIHGPEQKQQQQQQQQQLICSLKDLNVSGRSALEIYRSLPASVLSQGEKPTSKGAKSGKKEKTGNANEPTHNPVKMLQGVAKKLGLGSLSARLDGVKYENGQISVVQKKTGNRPRFYLKKWCDVIPYLCDVTLRSEDGKEFPCHKCILCARLEYFNSMLGNPWIESTSCTALEMPTSAKVLQVILEYIYTDESPTIRESLSVEFVCNVLVVADQLLITRLKEICEVVITENQSQWDSISVTLKNSAELLEFAVMYNAEQLKLSCLQFIVLNITALLESKALEILSDDVLLELSEAYRKTIPAMQRRHITPYLSAPDLSSYEDMSLDSISSCKNSFEQEQSYNDGLLKKTKVKSKKKPRRRLDSSGGYNLSDIIQSSPTDIIPSPPSLGLVGSRKACSVESLHELITSDSEGSYIGVGSPRDLQSPVFQDRPYVQEEKSRHVSWKTSPSTTTWSTGSLPVKCSTPEPIPKVKASPSRPVPVLDLRAIMEMEANSLNLGATPKSPSSSGNSSKASVIPNKLSQKQRKMIAMATREASVDGVSAKSPPGIVSVKPAKSWLYPCIPRATAVQSPPSSLSFRDLLMEAEQHDKSSATAAMAAGSPVSAVGKATCAKRVTFKCAEPGNAGKHAGPWVLGQVGSPPAATTVNFASIIEEEKQQEAALIRSREKPLALIQIEERAIQDLLVYYRAFNNPDELIMVERSPQGPIAAPTWNKH
- the ibtk gene encoding inhibitor of Bruton tyrosine kinase isoform X6, with the translated sequence MSLVAPECTPKCHSPRHAEMIVAALTGGSEGQLKTFLSAYCHNAATLKDEFGRTALHLAASLGKRALLEWLLDSKSADLLLKDKESGWTALHRSAFYGQIHCIMALIKRGSSLSIPDKEGLSVLDLTMKDRPAHVVFQSNDPTEVYTWGNNTNFSLGHGNQDCRNSPEIVDLFVRTRVYIKQVVVCKFHSVFLSQKGQVYTCGHGQGGRLGHGDEQTYLVPRIVEGLVSHHCAQVAAARDHTVVLTEEGYVYSFGLNTYNQLGLTPPVASQVPKQVTSKCLKGKNVIGVAAGRFHTVLWTRDAVYTVGLNGGQLGYLLDPNGEKCVAVPRQVSALHHKDVTIAMAAASNGATVCLTEKGDIYLLADYQCKKLASKQLNIKKVLVNGGTLDHRVDPHLLNESGGEKISILALDEIGRVFCWRSVGTSLRQCRWAYGRQVFMSDIAIGKSKMMFITQDGEGFSGQWLGEYKKGIDKKEVNSQSESGSVYERIRLERLPNIHRAVSITMDSKGRNFGVLQSDPKTSIYEVPTVSASLFTQHFKQLLAEADETDSIHDVTLQAGDRVFPTHKFILSTRSEFFRKQLLPEADQEDEVNGEVKRTIDAVGCDLLVLENLSPDLLEQALQFIYTDSCEMLVHGARPTISRLIHGPEQKQQQQQQQQQLICSLKDLNVSGRSALEIYRSLPASVLSQGEKPTSKGAKSGKKEKTGNANEPTHNPVKMLQGVAKKLGLGSLSARLDGVKYENGQISVVQKKTGNRPRFYLKKWCDVIPYLCDVTLRSEDGKEFPCHKCILCARLEYFNSMLGNPWIESTSCTALEMPTSAKVLQVILEYIYTDESPTIRESLSVEFVCNVLVVADQLLITRLKEICEVVITENQSQWDSISVTLKNSAELLEFAVMYNAEQLKLSCLQFIVLNITALLESKALEILSDDVLLELSEAYRKTIPAMQRRHITPYLSAPDLSSYEDMSLDSISSCKNSFEQEQSYNDGLLKKTKVKSKKKPRRRLDSSGGYNLSDIIQSSPTDIIPSPPSLGLVGSRKACSVESLHELITSDSEGSYIGVGSPRDLQSPVFQDRPYVQEEKSRHVSWKTSPSTTTWSTGSLPVKCSTPEPIPKVKARAIMEMEANSLNLGATPKSPSSSGNSSKASVIPNKLSQKQRKMIAMATREASVDGVSAKSPPGIVSVKPAKSWLYPCIPRATAVQSPPSSLSFRDLLMEAEQHDKSSATAAMAAGSPVSAVGKATCAKRVTFKCAEPGNAGKHAGPWVLGQVGSPPAATTVNFASIIEEEKQQEAALIRSREKPLALIQIEERAIQDLLVYYRAFNNPDELIMVERSPQGPIAAPTWNKH
- the ibtk gene encoding inhibitor of Bruton tyrosine kinase isoform X9, which codes for MSLVAPECTPKCHSPRHAEMIVAALTGGSEGQLKTFLSAYCHNAATLKDEFGRTALHLAASLGKRALLEWLLDSKSADLLLKDKESGWTALHRSAFYGQIHCIMALIKRGSSLSIPDKEGLSVLDLTMKDRPAHVVFQSNDPTEVYTWGNNTNFSLGHGNQDCRNSPEIVDLFVRTRVYIKQVVVCKFHSVFLSQKGQVYTCGHGQGGRLGHGDEQTYLVPRIVEGLVSHHCAQVAAARDHTVVLTEEGYVYSFGLNTYNQLGLTPPVASQVPKQVTSKCLKGKNVIGVAAGRFHTVLWTRDAVYTVGLNGGQLGYLLDPNGEKCVAVPRQVSALHHKDVTIAMAAASNGATVCLTEKGDIYLLADYQCKKLASKQLNIKKVLVNGGTLDHRVDPHLLNESGGEKISILALDEIGRVFCWRSVGTSLRQCRWAYGRQVFMSDIAIGKSKMMFITQDGEGFSGQWLGEYKKGIDKKEVNSQSESGSVYERIRLERLPNIHRAVSITMDSKGRNFGVLQSDPKTSIYEVPTVSASLFTQHFKQLLAEADETDSIHDVTLQAGDRVFPTHKFILSTRSEFFRKQLLPEADQEDEVNGEVKRTIDAVGCDLLVLENLSPDLLEQALQFIYTDSCEMLVHGARPTISRLIHGPEQKQQQQQQQQQLICSLKDLNVSGRSALEIYRSLPASVLSQGEKPTSKGAKSGKKEKTGNANEPTHNPVKMLQGVAKKLGLGSLSARLDGVKYENGQISVVQKKTGNRPRFYLKKCPYLCDVTLRSEDGKEFPCHKCILCARLEYFNSMLGNPWIESTSCTALEMPTSAKVLQVILEYIYTDESPTIRESLSVEFVCNVLVVADQLLITRLKEICEVVITENLTLKNSAELLEFAVMYNAEQLKLSCLQFIVLNITALLESKALEILSDDVLLELSEAYRKTIPAMQRRHITPYLSAPDLSSYEDMSLDSISSCKNSFEQEQSYNDGLLKKTKVKSKKKPRRRLDSSGGYNLSDIIQSSPTDIIPSPPSLGLVGSRKACSVESLHELITSDSEGSYIGVGSPRDLQSPVFQDRPYVQEEKSRHVSWKTSPSTTTWSTGSLPVKCSTPEPIPKVKASPSRPVPVLDLRAIMEMEANSLNLGATPKSPSSSGNSSKASVIPNKLSQKQRKMIAMATREASVDGVSAKSPPGIVSVKPAKSWATAVQSPPSSLSFRDLLMEAEQHDKSSATAAMAAGSPVSAVGKATCAKRVTFKCAEPGNAGKHAGPWVLGQVGSPPAATTVNFASIIEEEKQQEAALIRSREKPLALIQIEERAIQDLLVYYRAFNNPDELIMVERSPQGPIAAPTWNKH
- the ibtk gene encoding inhibitor of Bruton tyrosine kinase isoform X2, translated to MSLVAPECTPKCHSPRHAEMIVAALTGGSEGQLKTFLSAYCHNAATLKDEFGRTALHLAASLGKRALLEWLLDSKSADLLLKDKESGWTALHRSAFYGQIHCIMALIKRGSSLSIPDKEGLSVLDLTMKDRPAHVVFQSNDPTEVYTWGNNTNFSLGHGNQDCRNSPEIVDLFVRTRVYIKQVVVCKFHSVFLSQKGQVYTCGHGQGGRLGHGDEQTYLVPRIVEGLVSHHCAQVAAARDHTVVLTEEGYVYSFGLNTYNQLGLTPPVASQVPKQVTSKCLKGKNVIGVAAGRFHTVLWTRDAVYTVGLNGGQLGYLLDPNGEKCVAVPRQVSALHHKDVTIAMAAASNGATVCLTEKGDIYLLADYQCKKLASKQLNIKKVLVNGGTLDHRVDPHLLNESGGEKISILALDEIGRVFCWRSVGTSLRQCRWAYGRQVFMSDIAIGKSKMMFITQDGEGFSGQWLGEYKKGIDKKEVNSQSESGSVYERIRLERLPNIHRAVSITMDSKGRNFGVLQSDPKTSIYEVPTVSASLFTQHFKQLLAEADETDSIHDVTLQAGDRVFPTHKFILSTRSEFFRKQLLPEADQEDEVNGEVKRTIDAVGCDLLVLENLSPDLLEQALQFIYTDSCEMLVHGARPTISRLIHGPEQKQQQQQQQQQLICSLKDLNVSGRSALEIYRSLPASVLSQGEKPTSKGAKSGKKEKTGNANEPTHNPVKMLQGVAKKLGLGSLSARLDGVKYENGQISVVQKKTGNRPRFYLKKWCDVIPYLCDVTLRSEDGKEFPCHKCILCARLEYFNSMLGNPWIESTSCTALEMPTSAKVLQVILEYIYTDESPTIRESLSVEFVCNVLVVADQLLITRLKEICEVVITENQSQWDSISVTLKNSAELLEFAVMYNAEQLKLSCLQFIVLNITALLESKALEILSDDVLLELSEAYRKTIPAMQRRHITPYLSAPDLSSYEDMSLDSISSCKNSFEQEQSYNDGLLKKTKVKSKKKPRRRLDSSGGYNLSDIIQSSPTDIIPSPPSLGSRKACSVESLHELITSDSEGSYIGVGSPRDLQSPVFQDRPYVQEEKSRHVSWKTSPSTTTWSTGSLPVKCSTPEPIPKVKASPSRPVPVLDLRAIMEMEANSLNLGATPKSPSSSGNSSKASVIPNKLSQKQRKMIAMATREASVDGVSAKSPPGIVSVKPAKSWLYPCIPRATAVQSPPSSLSFRDLLMEAEQHDKSSATAAMAAGSPVSAVGKATCAKRVTFKCAEPGNAGKHAGPWVLGQVGSPPAATTVNFASIIEEEKQQEAALIRSREKPLALIQIEERAIQDLLVYYRAFNNPDELIMVERSPQGPIAAPTWNKH